In the genome of Colwellia sp. PAMC 21821, the window GATTAAATATGTTCTACCGCGATAATCTCATATTCAACTACGCCACCTGGTGTGGTAATTTCTATCTCAGTATCAACTTCTTTACCAATTAAACCACGAGCAATCGGTGAGTTTAATGAAATACGTCCGGTTTTAAAGTCGGCTTCATCGTCTCCAACAATTTGGTAAGTTACTTCAACATCAGTATCAAGATTTAGCAATTTTACTGTTGTACCGAATATGACCTTGCCACGATTAGGTATTGCAGTTATATCAATAACTTGTGCGTTACATAGTCTGCCTTCAATGTCTTGAATGCGGCCTTCGCAGAAACCTTGCTCTTCTTTAGCTGCATGGTACTCTGCGTTTTCTTTTAAATCGCCATGCTCACGAGCCGTAGCAATATCTTTGACTATACGCGGACGTTTTTCGGTTTTTAAAATTCTGAGTTCTTCTTTTAATTGCTCAGCACCTAACAGTGTCATTGGATATTTTGTCATTTTACTCTTCTTTTTCTAACAAGAAAGGCGGCTTACCTATACGACTAGTCGTAGGCAACCACCTTTTGAAAATAATTCGCTTATATAAAACTTAACATGAATTTACGCTTTTATGAGGCTTTATTACGCACTCATACAGTGAGCAAATTCATTCCTAAGCTGTTTATACACAACGTTTATGTAACTCTTGTATTGAGGTTACGATATTACGATCATCTGCAGCATGTGATTGACAGGCGGCAAATGCAGCGTTCAGAGTTGTAGTATATGCGACTTTGTAACGTAAAGCACCACCACGTAACACTTTAGAATCTTCAATCGCCTTACGGCCTTCTGTCGTGTTAATAA includes:
- the greA gene encoding transcription elongation factor GreA, with the translated sequence MTKYPMTLLGAEQLKEELRILKTEKRPRIVKDIATAREHGDLKENAEYHAAKEEQGFCEGRIQDIEGRLCNAQVIDITAIPNRGKVIFGTTVKLLNLDTDVEVTYQIVGDDEADFKTGRISLNSPIARGLIGKEVDTEIEITTPGGVVEYEIIAVEHI